A genomic region of Oryza glaberrima chromosome 1, OglaRS2, whole genome shotgun sequence contains the following coding sequences:
- the LOC127770388 gene encoding WRKY transcription factor 22-like, whose product MRGPLLLRAVVVVAMEHFNDWDLQAVVRSCSFPQSEPPRVGVGVPAAPGAGGAPVVVAPPARAPDGPDQMARASASALYDLEYLDLDHKPFLLPGSSSSSSSSRAVARARGEDDGKGRHEVMISFPAAAAASTSGAQPRSPSGRKPGIRTPRPKRSKKSQLKKVVYEVPVADGGVSSDLWAWRKYGQKPIKGSPYPRGYYKCSSMKGCMARKMVERSPAKPGMLVVTYMAEHCHPVPTQLNALAGTTRHKSAPTGDDDKPTSPGPAAGRAAAGEGVVKCEDVDGNELSAMAADGGAEDTAAAADDDGELWPEGMGLELDEFLGPMDDDVFEFDHVLEDDGVLGRRLSL is encoded by the exons ATGCGCggcccgctgctgctgcgcgccgtcgtcgtcgtcgccatggaGCACTTCAACGACTGGGACCTGCAGGCCGTCGTGCGGAGCTGCAGCTTCCCGCAATCGGAGCCTCctcgcgtcggcgtcggcgtccccGCGGCGCCGGGAGCGGGCGGGgctccggtggtggtggcgccgcccgcgcgcgcaccGGATGGTCCGGATCAGATGGCgcgggcgtcggcgtcggcgctgtACGACCTCGAGTACCTGGATTTGGATCATAAGCCGTTCTTGCTGCCcgggtcgtcgtcttcgtcgtcgtcgtcccgagCGGTGGCGCGGGCGCGAGGGGAGGATGACGGCAAAGGCAGACACGAGGTGATGATCTCtttccccgcggcggcggcggcctccacgTCCGGTGCGCAGCCGCGGTCGCCGTCCGGTCGGAAGCCGGGCATACGCACCCCGCGGCCTAAGAGAAG CAAGAAGAGCCAGCTGAAGAAGGTGGTGTACGAGGTGCCggtggcggacggcggcgtctCCTCCGACCTGTGGGCGTGGCGCAAGTACGGCCAAAAGCCCATCAAGGGCTCGCCTTATCCACG GGGATACTACAAGTGCAGCAGCATGAAGGGGTGCATGGCCAGGAAGATGGTGGAGCGCAGCCCGGCCAAGCCCGGGATGCTCGTCGTCACCTACATGGCCGAGCACTGCCACCCCGTGCCGACCCAGCTCAACGCGCTCGCCGGCACCACCCGCCACAAGTCCGCCCctaccggcgacgacgacaagcCGACGTCGCCGGGCCCTGCAGCCGGcagagcggccgccggcgagggagtGGTCAAGTGCGAGGACGTCGACGGCAACGAGCTGTCGGCGATGGCCGCGGATGGCGGCGCagaggacacggcggcggcggcggatgacgACGGTGAGTTGTGGCCGGAGGGGATGGGGCTGGAGCTGGACGAGTTCTTGGGTCCCATGGATGACGACGTGTTCGAGTTCGACCATGTCTTGGAGGACGACGGCGTGCTGGGGCGACGGCTCTCGCTATAG